Proteins encoded within one genomic window of Polaribacter sp. NJDZ03:
- a CDS encoding pyruvate dehydrogenase complex dihydrolipoamide acetyltransferase, whose product MATIINMPRLSDTMEEGVVAKWLKNVGDKIEEGDILAEIETDKATMEFESFYEGTLLYIGIQEGETSPVDVLLAIIGEEGEDISAIINGSSEPAKEETITEEVKEETVTETSATESTTIPEGVQVITMPRLSDTMTDGTIATWLKKVGDEVSEGDMLAEIETDKATMEFECFYEGTILYIGVQEGETAPVDSLLTIIGPAGTDVSALVANGGNASAATENTTAPAAKTEEKAATKPAAKVEETKTVSTTNNTANGRIFVSPLAKKIASDKGINLADVKGSGENGRIIKKDIENYTPAVKVEAAPTTANVAATGVENSEEVKNSQMRKAIAKSLGNSKFSAPDFSLNIEVDMDNAMASRKIINAMPDTKVSFNDMVVKACAMALKKHPQVNTSWTEANTIYHSHIHVGVAVAVDDGLLVPVIKHTDGLSLTQIGAGVRDLAGKARNKKLAPAEMQGSTFTVSNLGMFGIGSFNSIINQPNSAILSVGAIVQKPVVKDGQIVVGNTMNLTLTSDHRTVDGAVGAQFLQTLKTFIENPVTMLA is encoded by the coding sequence ATGGCTACAATTATAAATATGCCCAGACTAAGTGACACCATGGAAGAAGGTGTTGTGGCAAAATGGTTAAAAAATGTTGGAGATAAAATTGAGGAAGGTGATATTTTAGCCGAAATCGAAACTGACAAAGCAACAATGGAATTTGAGTCTTTCTATGAAGGAACTCTTTTATATATTGGTATTCAAGAAGGAGAAACTTCTCCTGTTGATGTATTATTAGCGATTATCGGTGAAGAAGGTGAAGACATTTCTGCAATTATAAACGGTAGTTCAGAACCTGCAAAGGAAGAAACTATTACTGAAGAAGTAAAAGAAGAAACGGTTACAGAAACAAGTGCTACAGAATCTACTACAATTCCAGAAGGAGTGCAAGTAATTACAATGCCGCGTTTAAGTGATACAATGACTGATGGAACCATTGCAACTTGGTTAAAGAAAGTTGGAGATGAAGTTTCTGAAGGTGATATGCTTGCTGAAATTGAAACAGATAAAGCAACAATGGAATTTGAATGTTTCTATGAAGGAACTATTCTTTACATTGGTGTACAAGAAGGAGAAACTGCTCCTGTAGATAGCTTATTAACTATTATTGGCCCTGCTGGAACAGATGTTTCTGCACTAGTTGCTAATGGAGGTAATGCATCAGCAGCTACAGAAAACACAACTGCTCCTGCTGCTAAAACAGAAGAAAAGGCTGCAACAAAACCAGCTGCTAAAGTAGAAGAAACTAAAACTGTTTCTACTACAAACAATACAGCTAACGGACGTATTTTTGTATCTCCATTAGCTAAAAAAATAGCTTCTGATAAAGGAATTAATTTAGCAGATGTAAAGGGTTCTGGTGAAAACGGAAGAATCATTAAAAAAGATATAGAAAACTATACTCCTGCGGTTAAAGTTGAGGCTGCTCCTACTACTGCAAATGTTGCTGCTACTGGTGTAGAAAACTCAGAAGAAGTTAAGAATTCTCAAATGCGTAAAGCAATTGCTAAGTCTTTAGGTAACTCTAAATTCTCAGCTCCAGATTTCAGTTTAAATATTGAAGTTGATATGGACAATGCAATGGCATCTAGAAAAATAATAAATGCAATGCCAGACACTAAAGTATCTTTTAACGATATGGTAGTTAAGGCATGTGCAATGGCATTAAAAAAGCATCCACAAGTTAATACTTCTTGGACCGAGGCAAATACAATTTATCACAGTCATATACACGTTGGTGTAGCTGTAGCTGTAGATGATGGTTTATTAGTACCGGTAATTAAACATACAGACGGATTGAGTTTAACTCAAATTGGTGCAGGTGTAAGAGATTTAGCAGGTAAAGCTAGAAATAAAAAATTAGCTCCAGCAGAAATGCAAGGAAGTACTTTTACGGTTTCTAACTTAGGTATGTTTGGTATTGGTAGCTTTAACTCTATTATAAACCAACCTAACTCAGCTATTTTATCTGTTGGTGCAATTGTACAAAAACCAGTTGTAAAAGACGGACAAATAGTTGTTGGTAATACAATGAATTTAACTTTAACATCAGATCACAGAACTGTAGATGGTGCTGTTGGAGCTCAATTTTTACAAACATTAAAAACATTTATTGAAAACCCGGTTACAATGTTAGCTTAA
- a CDS encoding DUF2807 domain-containing protein produces the protein MKQKTTLLLILVFALFNTTYSQEKIKGNRLISKIKTDLAPFHSVVINNDFKVELAISNMSSSIDIETDKNLHKHILFSVTDSILTITTDKKLKAKKLNITLNYKDALKEITLNDDAEIESLSTIKTTSMLLKINDYGIADLKIQADRFKLLNNNKSRIQLRSKSKLNIESKDVDLDLAESCKVDMIIKAENLNTRMIGNSTLNIEGTANLFNAITLENSALNGEKLSTTTCTSNIKDSATITINASESITIEASDKSKTEVYGDAKIFLTQFTENSKLFKKEL, from the coding sequence ATGAAACAGAAAACTACATTATTATTAATATTAGTATTCGCTTTATTTAACACAACTTATAGTCAAGAAAAAATAAAAGGAAATAGATTAATATCAAAGATAAAAACAGACTTAGCTCCTTTTCATAGTGTGGTTATAAATAATGATTTTAAAGTTGAATTAGCAATCTCTAATATGTCTTCATCAATAGACATAGAAACTGATAAAAACCTACATAAACATATCCTTTTTAGTGTTACAGACTCTATCTTAACAATAACTACTGATAAAAAGTTAAAAGCAAAAAAATTAAATATTACTTTAAATTATAAAGACGCATTAAAAGAAATAACTTTAAATGATGATGCAGAAATAGAGTCTTTAAGTACCATAAAAACAACCTCTATGTTACTTAAAATAAACGATTATGGAATAGCAGATTTAAAGATACAAGCTGATAGATTTAAGCTCTTAAATAATAATAAATCTCGAATTCAATTGAGATCTAAAAGTAAATTAAATATAGAAAGTAAAGATGTAGACCTAGATTTAGCTGAATCTTGTAAGGTAGATATGATTATTAAAGCAGAAAACTTAAACACAAGAATGATTGGTAATTCTACTTTAAATATTGAAGGAACGGCTAATTTATTTAATGCAATTACACTAGAAAACTCAGCGTTAAACGGAGAAAAACTAAGTACAACTACTTGCACAAGTAATATAAAAGACTCAGCTACGATTACTATAAACGCTTCAGAAAGTATTACTATAGAAGCTTCAGATAAAAGCAAAACTGAAGTATACGGAGACGCTAAAATATTTTTAACTCAGTTTACAGAGAACTCTAAACTATTTAAAAAAGAATTATAA
- a CDS encoding SGNH/GDSL hydrolase family protein gives MKNKVKYFLGALVSVPLLPFLYFQGKNIRKKVPKLPEAKEPTGYVNGNFNKTLHILSIGESTIAGVGVDYHKNGFTGSLSNTLAINLKSNINWRVYARSGYTLAKVCEKIIPKIEETSTDIIVIGMGGNDAFTLNSPKKWADSIENLINLLQNKFPGTPLFFTNMPPIKEFPAFTKPIKFVIGNLVEILGERLQTITKSKKNVFYYNEVITLKNWSKKHSLPTNNSKIYFSDGVHPSELTYKVWGEEMGLFIKSKLNK, from the coding sequence ATGAAGAATAAAGTAAAATACTTTTTAGGCGCATTAGTTTCTGTACCATTACTACCCTTTTTATATTTTCAAGGTAAAAACATTAGAAAAAAAGTACCAAAACTTCCCGAAGCAAAAGAACCTACAGGCTATGTTAATGGTAATTTTAATAAAACGCTACATATACTTTCTATTGGAGAAAGTACTATTGCGGGTGTTGGTGTAGACTACCATAAAAATGGATTTACCGGTTCTTTATCAAATACACTCGCAATCAATTTAAAAAGTAATATAAATTGGCGGGTATATGCTAGAAGTGGCTATACTCTAGCAAAAGTTTGTGAAAAAATTATTCCTAAAATTGAAGAAACTTCCACAGATATTATTGTTATAGGTATGGGAGGTAATGATGCCTTTACCTTAAATTCCCCAAAAAAATGGGCTGATTCAATAGAAAATCTCATCAATTTATTACAAAATAAATTTCCTGGTACTCCTCTATTCTTTACAAACATGCCTCCGATAAAAGAATTTCCTGCATTTACAAAACCTATAAAGTTTGTAATAGGTAATTTGGTAGAGATTTTAGGAGAGAGATTACAGACAATAACTAAAAGTAAAAAGAACGTTTTCTATTACAATGAAGTTATCACGCTAAAAAATTGGAGTAAAAAACATAGTTTACCTACAAATAATTCTAAAATTTATTTTAGTGACGGCGTGCATCCATCAGAATTGACTTATAAAGTTTGGGGTGAAGAAATGGGTCTTTTTATTAAATCGAAATTAAATAAGTAA
- a CDS encoding GNAT family N-acetyltransferase, with protein sequence MKDLEQKLKNPVWYSLNETHNTSLLKYDGVQFYQAETCSFGSFFDAEKTANALTAHSKIAEKFFLVSEKDTPTIDDRYVVLEKKINGCQMVLENLIAVEITEDIVLLTQEHINEVYDLIWLVMPGFYQKKGFEMGKFFGIFKDDKLVAITGQRMQTDDFIEISSVVTHPDYTRKGFAKQLIYHTTKEILKEKKLPILHTNKGNAAIPLYEKLGFKLSRDMNWWLFHRK encoded by the coding sequence ATGAAAGACTTAGAACAAAAACTAAAAAACCCTGTTTGGTATTCATTAAATGAAACCCACAACACCTCTTTATTAAAGTATGATGGCGTGCAGTTCTATCAGGCAGAGACCTGTTCTTTTGGCTCTTTTTTTGATGCCGAAAAAACAGCCAATGCTTTAACAGCCCATTCTAAAATTGCAGAAAAATTCTTTTTAGTTTCAGAAAAAGATACCCCTACAATAGATGATAGGTATGTAGTTCTTGAGAAAAAAATAAACGGATGCCAAATGGTATTAGAGAACTTAATAGCTGTAGAAATTACAGAAGATATTGTGTTATTAACACAAGAACACATAAATGAAGTATATGATTTAATTTGGTTGGTGATGCCAGGTTTTTATCAAAAGAAAGGTTTTGAAATGGGGAAATTCTTTGGTATTTTTAAAGACGATAAACTAGTTGCTATTACAGGACAACGAATGCAAACTGATGATTTTATTGAAATTAGTTCTGTCGTTACACATCCAGATTATACAAGAAAAGGATTTGCTAAACAACTGATATATCATACAACAAAAGAAATATTAAAAGAAAAAAAACTACCTATCTTGCATACCAATAAAGGGAATGCTGCAATTCCTCTATATGAGAAATTAGGTTTTAAATTGAGTAGAGATATGAACTGGTGGTTATTCCACAGAAAATAA